From a region of the Cololabis saira isolate AMF1-May2022 chromosome 8, fColSai1.1, whole genome shotgun sequence genome:
- the rbm15b gene encoding putative RNA-binding protein 15B — MKRQPSPPRASKRPRDGASRREPRSGREERAAERAAAELHHRHELGLLGRLPPLRGPAAGGAGRAEPTAPPAAGPRLEYKTLLISNVGAQVSDEDVEDALFHEFKKFGDVSVKLSHTHEHGRVAYVNFRHPEDAKEARHAKASRLVLGGPLGGPLKVEPMYVRRRSATPPPETGYLPLPPPYPYRQRSLSPEAPLRAPRGDLRDPRDLRELRDLRDLRDLRDLRARHYALESLTRDRDRLLDYYGMLDERGRPYGLAAAAPALAPPAEDLKPEDDQRATSNLFIGNLDGGVTEAELRRGFDKYGAIEDVVIKRPARGQGGAYAFVKFQNLDMAHRAKVAMQGRPISGGSGGNPVKIGYGKANPTTRLWVGGLGPGNSLAALAREFDRFGSIRSVDYVKGDSFAYVQYESLDAAQAACTQMRGFPLGGPERRLRVDFAKVEEAPPLPPARGFPAGYQPPAAAAALGYELLGETYGRHRSRSPPPAPHALLALRDFSGSPPPQRRPPEAFGRRGLGGRSRSRSRERWLKEREERRSRRRSRSRSPASPDRDKDRGRSRLRGGPGSPDASPDRARVRAPDSTTEPRDHTPEPRPPEDEAPPPRHHGKRSSEHLNNHQRSSGGASGGVSSSPPPPSDTAPAPASLSEFAAAALGRTWRGFFALKNSSFPTDLYLLDGGAAFFAAVMRDSRSQNQNQLKIAQRLRMDQTRLDEVARRIKLGRPDGCFSILLALQGPLDRGAAPPQPGLQVRLLRHLVTYLRNKEAAGVVSLPAAKEGGPGAMLYAFPPGTFSQQFLTAARRTVGNLDEEHMVVVIVNDTN; from the exons ATGAAGCGGCAGCCCAGCCCGCCCAGGGCCAGTAAGCGGCCGCGGGACGGCGCGTCCCGGCGGGAGCCGCGCAGCGGCCGCGAGGAGCGCGCCGCCGAGCGCGCGGCCGCGGAGCTGCACCACAGGCACGAGCTCGGCCTGCTGGGGCGGCTGCCGCCGCTGCGCGGCCCCGCGGCCGGGGGGGCCGGCAGGGCCGAGCCCACGGCCCCCCCGGCCGCGGGGCCGCGCCTGGAGTACAAGACGCTGCTGATCAGCAACGTGGGCGCGCAG GTGTCGGACGAGGACGTCGAGGACGCTCTTTTCCACGAGTTCAAGAAGTTCGGCGACGTGAGCGTGAAGCTGTCGCACACGCACGAGCACGGGCGCGTGGCCTACGTCAACTTCCGGCACCCGGAGGACGCCAAGGAGGCGCGGCACGCCAAGGCGTCGCGGCTGGTGCTGGGGGGGCCCCTGGGGGGGCCCCTGAAGGTGGAGCCCATGTACGTGAGGAGACGCAGCGCCACGCCGCCCCCCGAGACGGGCTACCTGCCCCTGCCGCCGCCCTACCCGTACCGGCAGCGCTCGCTGTCGCCGGAGGCCCCGCTGCGGGCCCCGCGGGGGGACCTGCGGGACCCCCGGGACCTGAGGGAGCTCAGGGACCTCCGGGACCTGCGGGACCTCCGGGACCTGCGGGCGCGGCACTACGCCCTGGAGTCCCTGacccgggaccgggaccggctGCTGGACTACTACGGCATGCTGGACGAGCGGGGCCGGCCCTACGGGCTGGCGGCGGCGGCCCCGGCGCTAGCGCCGCCCGCCGAGGACCTGAAGCCCGAGGACGACCAGCGCGCGACCAGCAACCTCTTCATCGGCAACCTGGACGGCGGCGTGACGGAGGCGGAGCTGCGGCGCGGCTTCGACAAGTACGGCGCCATCGAGGACGTGGTGATCAAGCGGCCGGCGCGCGGCCAGGGCGGCGCCTACGCCTTCGTCAAGTTCCAGAACCTGGACATGGCGCACCGCGCCAAGGTGGCCATGCAGGGCCGGCCCATCTCGGGCGGCAGCGGCGGCAACCCCGTCAAGATCGGCTACGGCAAGGCCAACCCCACCACGCGGCTGTGGGTGGGCGGGCTCGGCCCCGGCAACTCGCTGGCCGCGCTGGCGCGCGAGTTCGACCGCTTCGGCAGCATCCGCAGCGTGGACTACGTGAAGGGCGACAGCTTCGCCTACGTGCAGTACGAGTCGCTGGACGCCGCGCAGGCCGCCTGCACGCAGATGCGCGGCTTCCCGCTGGGGGGGCCGGAGCGCCGGCTGCGCGTGGACTTCGCTAAAGTGGAGGAGGCGCCGCCGCTGCCGCCGGCGCGGGGCTTCCCCGCCGGCTACCAGCCCCCCGCTGCCGCCGCCGCGCTGGGCTACGAGCTTTTGGGCGAGACGTACGGCCGCCACCGCAGTCGCTCGCCGCCGCCGGCGCCCCACGCCCTGCTAGCGCTGCGGGACTTCTCCGGCAGCCCGCCCCCCCAGCGGCGGCCCCCCGAGGCGTTCGGCCGGCGGGGCCTCGGGGGGCGGAGCCGCAGCCGGAGCCGCGAGCGCTGGCTGAAAGAGCGCGAGGAGAGGCGGAGCCGGAGACGGAGCCGCAGCCGGAGCCCGGCGTCCCCCGACCGGGACAAGGACCGGGGCCGGTCCCGGCTGCGGGGGGGGCCGGGCTCCCCGGACGCCAGCCCGGACCGGGCCCGGGTCCGGGCCCCCGACTCCACCACGGAGCCGCGGGACCACACCCCGGAGCCCCGCCCCCCTGAGGacgaggccccgcccccgcGCCACCACGGCAAGCGGTCGTCGGAGCACCTGAACAACCACCAGCGTAGCAGCGGCGGCGCTAGCGGTGGTGTTAGCAGCTCGCCCCCGCCGCCCAGCGACACCGCCCCCGCCCCCGCCTCGCTGTCGGAGTTCGCGGCGGCGGCGCTAGGTCGCACCTGGCGCGGCTTCTTCGCGCTGAAGAACAGCAGCTTCCCCACGGACCTGTACCTGCTGGACGGCGGCGCCGCCTTCTTCGCCGCCGTCATGCGTGACAGCCGcagccagaaccagaaccagctgaaGATCGCCCAGCGGCTGCGCATGGACCAGACCCGTCTGGACGAGGTGGCGCGCCGCATCAAGCTGGGCCGGCCCGACGGCTGCTTCTCCATCCTGCTGGCGCTGCAGGGCCCGCTGGACCGCGGCGCCGCGCCGCCGCAGCCCGGCCTGCAGGTGCGGCTGCTGCGCCACCTGGTCACCTACCTGCGCAACAAGGAGGCGGCCGGCGTGGTCAGCCTGCCCGCCGCCAAGGAGGGCGGGCCCGGCGCCATGCTGTACGCCTTCCCGCCcggaaccttctcccagcagttCCTGACGGCGGCCCGGAGGACGGTGGGGAATCTGGACGAGGAGCACATGGTGGTCGTGATCGTCAACGACACTAACTGA